One region of Pelorhabdus rhamnosifermentans genomic DNA includes:
- a CDS encoding MFS transporter yields the protein MKIKNVDITGMQIGVLIIVWLAFLLSFVGRLAWPPIMPLAVKDLAMTAKDAGSYMTAFYIGYVLTQLPGGLLADRLGYRKVILWSFILMGLFTALMGTIQSYEQGFIYRILAGVGSGGVYSACVRAIFDWFPGKGRGTAMGFFFTASSLGVTVVNLFVPTIANSQGWKVSFIISGVLSIIALVFAYFILKERTSSLGSKQSQKAAKFFTDIGMLLKNRDLMITAFVGFCAMWATWGTATWANTYMHKALHFSLVEAGVVMSIYGIAALLCKPAAGILTDVFGKKKKILIFWMIIVFAPLLLFFGINTNITFVYITAPFLGIAAFLYTPVLSVFVGELVELRLVGSATGLVNTIWQLGSLLSPLAVGMVLDATNNYVFAFATLAAGPLIGALVILTVKEKKKED from the coding sequence TTTAGCAGTTAAAGATTTAGCAATGACTGCTAAAGATGCAGGAAGTTATATGACAGCATTTTATATCGGCTACGTATTAACCCAACTGCCGGGTGGTTTGCTAGCGGATCGTCTTGGTTATCGTAAAGTTATATTATGGTCTTTCATTTTAATGGGCCTTTTTACTGCGCTAATGGGGACTATCCAGTCATATGAGCAAGGATTTATATATAGAATTTTAGCAGGAGTTGGGTCAGGTGGGGTGTATTCAGCATGTGTTCGAGCTATTTTTGACTGGTTTCCTGGTAAAGGCCGCGGCACTGCGATGGGATTCTTTTTTACTGCTTCATCTCTAGGAGTGACCGTTGTTAACTTATTTGTTCCTACTATTGCTAATTCCCAAGGTTGGAAGGTTTCCTTTATTATATCGGGCGTCCTGTCTATTATTGCTTTAGTGTTCGCTTACTTTATTTTGAAGGAGCGTACAAGTTCATTAGGAAGCAAGCAATCTCAAAAAGCAGCAAAATTTTTTACAGATATAGGAATGTTGTTGAAAAACAGAGATTTAATGATTACAGCTTTTGTAGGTTTTTGTGCCATGTGGGCGACATGGGGCACAGCCACCTGGGCTAACACATATATGCATAAAGCATTGCATTTTTCTTTAGTGGAAGCTGGCGTGGTTATGTCTATATATGGTATTGCTGCACTACTATGTAAACCTGCTGCTGGTATTCTTACAGATGTTTTTGGAAAAAAGAAAAAGATACTGATCTTTTGGATGATCATAGTATTCGCTCCACTTTTACTTTTTTTTGGAATCAATACAAATATTACATTTGTGTATATTACTGCTCCCTTTCTTGGCATTGCAGCTTTTTTATATACTCCTGTTTTGAGCGTTTTTGTTGGAGAACTAGTAGAATTGCGATTGGTAGGATCGGCTACAGGATTAGTAAATACAATCTGGCAATTAGGTTCACTTTTGTCTCCATTGGCGGTAGGTATGGTCCTTGATGCCACAAACAATTATGTATTTGCTTTTGCTACATTGGCTGCAGGACCGCTTATCGGAGCGTTAGTTATTTTGACTGTGAAGGAAAAGAAAAAGGAAGATTAA